The Syntrophotalea acetylenivorans genome contains the following window.
GGCGCACGGTACATTCACCTTGAGCATCGGTGCCGCCGGTGATGGCACCAACGGTAAAGTCGATCAGTTTAGCCTGACTCTTGGTCAGCTTCTTGATGGCCTTGAAGGTTGCATCAACGGGACCGCTGCCCATGACAGCAGTCTTTTTGACCTTGCCGTCGACTTCCATGGCCACGGTAGCCGTTGGCGCGGCAAAAGAGCCGGAGGCGATGTTCATCTCCACCAGTTTGTAGCGCTCGTCGATCCGAACGATCTCATCGGCGACAATGGCGTCGAGGTCTTCGTCGTAGATATCCTTCTTTTTATCGGCCAGGGCCTTAAAGCGAACAAAAGCCTTATTGAGATCTTCCTTGTTCAACTCGTAGCCAAGCTCAGTGAGCCGCATCCCGAAGGCGTGACGCCCGGAATGCTTGCCGAGCACCAATTTGTTTTGGGTCAAGCCGATGGACTCGGGAGTCATGATTTCGTAGGTCGACTTTTCCATCAGCATGCCATGCTGATGAATACCTGCTTCGTGGGCGAAAGCGTTCGCACCCACGATCGCCTTGTTAGGCTGAACCACGATACCGGTGATAGTCGACAAAAGCTTACTGCTGGCGTAGATATGTTCGGTGACCACATCGGTTTTAAAAGGCATGATATCCTGACGGGTCCTCAAGGCCATGACAATCTCCTCAAGAGAGCAGTTTCCGGCCCGTTCGCCTATACCGTTGATGGTGCACTCGACCTGTCCGGCACCGGCCTGCACCGCCGCCAGGGAATTGGCTACCGCCAGTCCCAGGTCATTGTGGCAATGTACCGAAAGAATGGCCTGCTCGACATTGGACACATTTTCCTTGAGGTACTGGATGATGTTGAAGTACTCAGAGGGAATCGTATAGCCAACGGTATCGGGGATATTGACCACCTTGGCGCCGGCGGCGATAACCTCTTCTACCACCTGCGCCAAGAAGGGCAATCGCGTCCGCACCGCGTCTTCAGCGGAAAATTCAACGTTGGGCGTATAACCCGCGGCCCGTTTAACAGCGGCCACCGCAGTATCGATCACCTGTTGCTCACTCATCTTGAGCTTGTATTTCATGTGAATATCACTGGTGGCGATAAACGTATGAATCCGGGCGCGTTCTCCAGCAGGCTTAAGAGCCTTCCAGGCACAGTCGATATCCTTGTCATTAGCACGGCTCAGACCCGCGATCTGACTATGGTGAGTTGCCTTGGCCACCCGTTTAACAGCTTCGAAATCCCCTTCCGAGGCAATAGGAAAACCGGCTTCAATCACATCGACGTTTAGTTTTTCAAGCTGCGCAGCGATGCGCAACTTCTCGTCGATATTCATGCTGGCACCGGGAGATTGCTCGCCGTCGCGTAAGGTAGTATCGAAAATCTTGATGGTTTTAACGTTATCCATGTGACCTCCAGAAAATCTGTTTATCGTCCGACTCGACGGCCGGGGCAGCCCTGTGTCGAATCACTAAGTAGAAAACCTCGTTGTCGTGGCTGATGGCTGGGTATTCCCAGCTCACTCAGGTCCGATTCCACAAGACCACCTCCTTTCCGCGTCATGGTTTAAACAATCCTTCGGGTGCCCTTAGACAAAAAAAAGCGCCCGCCCAAAAACAGGGGCGAGAGCTTCAGCTTCGCGGTACCACCCTGATTCAGCCGCCGTAGCGACTCTTCGTTGGCCCTTTACGCGGGCTGACGGCACTGGCTAACGGCATATGGTAAATATCCGCTTCACCAGCGCAGCTCCGAGGCGAGTTCAACCATCCCTGTACCGGCTTGCAGCAACCGCCGGCTCTCTTTAACAGGGGATAAGCCTACTACTCCTCATCAACGCCTTTCCAATGATCTGAGGCCATTTAAACCAGATTGCCCCCGAACGTGTCAAGGTCTATTGCGTCGAACACCTTGTAATGGCGTCGATTTTAAGGCAGACAAAACAGCCTTTCGGTGAACTAAAACTTCGTCCCTCCTCACCGTCCCTTGTGCAGACGTCGCAGAAGCGGCAGACGGAACAAATAACTGGCTGGCCCGGATAGAGCATAACAACTCATTAGGGAAAACAGCATAATCTGCGGCTCAGCCACCACCACAATGATCAGAAAGATCAGCAGCACCAGAAAACCGAAAGGTTGGCGCTTGACCAGATCAGGATCCTTAAAGGAGTAATAGCGCACATTGCTGACCATGAGTAGCGCCAGGACATAGATAAGGATCAGAACCGATACCTTGCGAATACTGCCCGAGCCCCCCAGATGGTAAAAAAGCAGTACACAGGTGGCTACCATGCTGGCCGCGGCAGGAATCGGCAGCCCCAAAAAGCGCTTCGACTCGACGGTGTCAACCTGAACATTAAACCGCGCCAGACGCAATGCACCGCAGACCACATAAAGGAATGCAGCAAGCCATCCCAGTTTGCCAAAGGGTTTAAGGGCCCAGGAATACATAAGCAGGCCGGGAGCAACTCCAAAAGCCACCAAATCGGCGAGTGAATCGTACTCCACACCGAAGCGGCTGGTGGTGCCGGTCATTCGGGCTACTTTTCCATCAAGTGCATCAAAAATCGATGAAATGAGGATGAACCAGGCAGCCACGTCATAGCGACCGTTCATGGTTGCGATTATGCCGTAAAAGCCGGCAAACAAGCTACCGGTAGTAAAGAGATTAGGCAGGAGGTAGACCCCCTTGCGCAAACCCTCCCGGCGATCAAACGGGGGAGTTGGTCCACTCATTTCAGGTAACCTAGAATGGTTTCACCCGCTTTGGCCCGGTCTCCGACTTTGATCAGCACATCGGAATCGGCCGGGAAGTAAACATCCACCCGGGAGCCAAAGCGAATCAGACCGCAGCGCATACCCCGCTTGAGGAGGTCACCAACCTGCGGATAAACAACGATCCGGCGAGCAATCAATCCGGCAATCTGTACAAACAGCAATTGTTTGCCCGATGGATGTTCGAGGAGGGTACCGGCCTGCTCGTTCTGTAAACTGGCCTTATCCAGCGCGGCGTTGAAAAACTCACCTTTGTTGTAGAATTTATCGATGACTTTACCGTCGCAAGGTGCCCGATTCACATGAACATCAAAGACAGACATGAAAATGCTGACCTTGATCGCCTCGCTCTTGAAATAGCGCTCCTCGGTAACCGGGCCGACAAAGACCACTTTTCCGTCGGCCGGTGAAATTACAGCCGAGTCCTCAGCCTCCACATGTCGTTCAGGGTTGCGGAAGAAGTAGACGGTAAACAAGGTCAAGGCTAACGCCAGGACAGTCAGAAACCCCCAATTGAGCAATGCAAAGACCAGGGTAACAAAAGCAAACAAGCCAATAAAAGGGTAACCTTCCGAAGCAACAGGCTGATGCTGGTTTTTCATGGTTAAATATCCTCGACTGAACCGCGCCGATGAGTCGAAAGGGGTCTCCTGACGCTCTAGCCCGGCGGGTTAATAAAAGAAACTACTTTTTCGACGTATCGTCGTCAAGCCAGTTCATCATACCTCGCAGGCGGTCCCCGATCTCCTCGACAAGGTGTTCGGCACCCTGGCGTCGGCGAACGGTAATAACCGGCAGACCGGCCTGGTTTTCAAGAATGAAGTCCCTGGCAAAAGTCCCATCTTGAATCTCATGAAGGATCTCCCGCATGGATTCTTTGCATAAGTCAATGCAGGCTGACGGCTGGAGCCGGAAGGACTACCCGACCGCAACACGACAACCACCTCAATGCCGCTGCCACGCTAGTTGCTAGCATGGCCTTGGCTGATGTAACCAATGACCGCTACCGTTCTGCCGGTAAGTATACCGAGATCTGCATCCTTGTCATAATTAACCTCAATGGACAAATATCCTCTACGAACTGTAGAGTCCTTATTGCCCGCGACCCATGACCACCGGACCGGAACGCACCAGTTCTTTGATACCCATAGGCTTGAGCAAATCGATTACCGCGTCAAGTTTGGTCGGAGCGCCAGTTATTTCCAAGGTATAGGAACGGGGCGTGACATCAACCACGCGGGCACGGAAGATATCGGCGATGCGTAGAACTTCTGCCCGGGTATCTTCTTCAGCAGTCACCTTGACCAGGGCCATCTCCCGCTCGACATAGTCCTGACCGGTGAAATCCGTGACTTTGATGGTATCGATCAATTTATTGAGCTGCTTGTTGACCTGCTCCAGAATCCGATCGTCACCGCGAGTGACAATGGTCATTCGAGAAACACTCGGGTCCAAGGTCGGTGCCACGGACAGGCTCTCGATGTTAAAGCCTCGGCCAGAGAACAGACCGGCGACTCGGGTTAAGACACCAAATTCATTTTCCACTAAAACCGAAATGGTATGTTTCATGGTTTCAAAGCACTCCATTAATTCGCGCAGGCCACCGACTAGGAAGCAAGCACCATCTCGTTGATTGCTGCACCGGCCGGCACCATGGGCAGAACATTTTCTTCCCGATCGACCTTGAATTCCATCAGCACGGGACCAGGGGTTGCCAAGGCCTTTTGAATTACCTCGCCGACTTCTTCAGGCTTCGTAGCACGCAGCCCGGTAGCACCATAGGCTTCAGCCAGCTTGACGAAATCGATGGGCAACTCCATGGGGGTCTCGCTGTAACGGCGATCAAAGAACATCTCCTGCCACTGGCGCACCATACCCAGATAATTATTATTGAGAATGGCGATCTTCACCGGCAACTTGTATTGAACCAGAGTTGCAAGCTCCTGGGAGTTCATCTGAAAGGAGCCGTCCCCGGAGATATCTATAACCTGCCGTTCGGGGAAGGCCGCCTGGGCACCGACAGCCGCCGGCAACCCATAGCCCATGGTCCCCAACCCTCCGGAGGAAAGGAAGGTACGAGGCTGGCTAAAAGAAAAGAATTGAGCCGTCCACATCTGATGCTGACCGACTTCGGTAGTGATGATGGCATCATCGGAGGTCAACTCCCGCAGCTGTTCGATCACATACTGGGGTTTGATGACAGTATCGCTAGGCTGATAAGCCATAGGATGGCTGCTCTTCCAATCAGCAATCTCTGCTCTCCATCCGGCTGAGCTTTCAATCATGGCCGCCAACTTCTCGGACTGCTTGCTCAAAGTGGCGCTGAGATTATTCAACACATCCTTAAGCTCGCCGACAATAGGCAGGTCGACCCGAACGTTCTTCTTGATGGAGGTAGGATCGATATCAATATGAATAATCTTGGCGTGAGGGGCAAAAGAAGCAATTTTACCGGTTACACGGTCATCGAAACGGGCTCCCACCGCAATAAGCAGATCGGAATTGGTCACTGCCATGTTGGCGTAATAGGTGCCATGCATGCCGAGCATGCCAAGGGCTTGAGGGTGACGCTGGGGAAAAGCAGCCATACCCATCAGGGTGGTGGTTACCGGTAACTGGGTCATCTCGGCAAAGGCCAGCAGGTCTTCGGAAGCATCGGCTCCGGTAGCACCGCCGCCGACATAGACCACGGGCTTACGCGCTGCCAGAATCATACTGGCCGCCTTCTCGATTTGGCGAACATTGCCGCTGTAGGTCGGCTTGTAACCCCGCAGTTCGACTTTCTCCGGATATTCGAACTTGGCACTGGCAACCTGAATATCTTTGGGCAGGTCGATCAGCACCGGACCGGGCCGGCCGGTGCGGGCGATATAAAAGGCCTGCTTGACGATACGGGCCAAATCCTTGATGTCCTGTACCAGATAGTTGTGCTTGGTAATGGAACGGGTGATACCGACAATATCGACTTCCTGAAAGGCGTCGTTGCCAATTAGAGGCGTCGGCACCTGACCGGTGATGATGACCATCGGCACCGAGTCCATATAAGCGGTAGCGATACCGGTTACGGTGTTGGTTGCTCCAGGCCCGCTGGTAGCGATGGCCACACCGACCTTACCGGTGGTGCGCGCATAACCGTCGGCGGCATGCACCGCAGCCTGTTCATGGCGCGTCAGGATATGATCGATGGGATAATCCGCAATATCGTGGTAGATGTTGATAACCGTGCCGCCCGGGTAGCCGAAAACGGTATCGACCCCTTCCTGCTGCAAGCATTCCAACAAAATCTGTGATCCGGTTTTTTTCACAAACAGCCTCCTACCGATTTATGCACAGCAAAACTTAATAGAAATCCCGCTCAGTTCAGTCAGCCTTACAGATCGCTCCGGTATTGGCCGAAGTTACCAGAGCGGCATAACGCGACAACCAGCCCTTCTTAATTTTCGGTTCGGGGCGCTGCCAGCTGGCGCGTCGTTTTTCCATCTCCGCATCGTCTACCAACACCTCGAGAGTGCGGGAGGGAATATCGAGACGGATGACATCGCCGTCTTCAACCAGAGCAATCGGCCCGCCAACCGCAGCTTCGGGCGAGATGTGCCCGATGCAGGGACCGCGGGTACCGCCGGAGAAACGACCGTCGGTGATCAACGCCACGCTGTCGCCGAGGCCAAGGCCCATAAGGGTCGCCGTGGGAGCCAGCATCTCACGCATACCCGGTCCACCCTTGGGACCCTCGTAGCGGATAACCACCAGGTCACCGGCCACGATCTTCCCACCCATCAGGGCTTCCATGGCCTGTTCCTCGGAGTCGAAACAGCGGGCGCGACCCTCGAATTTCATCATCTTTTCCGAAACACCGGACTGCTTCACCACCGCACCAAGAGGAGCGAGGTTGCCGCTGAGGATGGCAATTCCTCCTTCCTGGCGCACCGGGTTGTTCATGGGCTGAATAACCGTCTCGTCGACGGAATCCACCGAGGCCACCAGTTCCTTAACGGTTGCACCGCTCAGGGTCGGATTATCTTTAACCAAATCGCCGAGCTGATACAACACCCCGGGAACACCCCCAGCTGCATCGAGATCCTCCATGAAGTGTTTGCCGCCGGGATTCATGGACGCCAGTTGAGGCGTGGTAAGACTCAGCTCGTCGAACAGTTCAAGGGGAACATCGACTCCAGCTTCATGGGCAATGGAGAGCAGGTGCAGTACCGTATTACTCGAACCGCCGAGAGCGAGATCGACGCGTATGGCGTTCTCAAAGGCCTCCCGGGTCAAAATCTGGCGAGGGGTGATCCCTTCGCGAACCAGATCGACGATTCGCTCGCCGGAAGCAAAAGCGATACGCCGCTTCAGCGAGGAGATTGCCAGAGCGGTACCGCAAGCGGGCAGGCTCATACCGAGAGTTTCGGTAAGAATGGCCATGGTGTTGGCGGTAAACAACCCCTGGCAGGAACCGGCTCCCGGGCAGGCCTTTTCCTCGCAACTGGTCAACTCCTGTTCGTCGATGTCGCCAGCCTTGTAGCGAGCCATGGCTTCGAAGGTGTCGGTAATGAAGGAGTAGCGTCGCCCTCCCCGGCCGGCGCCGGTCTGCATCGGTCCGGCAGTGACCACGATGCTCGGAATGTCGAGACGGGCTGCCGCCATAAGCATGCCGGGAGTGATCTTGTCGCAATTGGTCAGCAGTACCAGGCCGTCGAGACGATGAGCCTCGGTAATGGACTCGACCATATCGGCGATCAGCTCGCGGGTGGAGAGCGAATAGTGCATGCCCTTATGGCCCATGGCGATGCCGTCGCAGACGCCGGGAATACCGAACAGGAAGGAATAGCCTCCTCCGGTATGCACCCCTTTTTCGATAAAACGCTCCAGGTCGCGCATGCCGATATGACCGGGAATCAGGTCGGTGAAGGAAGTGGCGATTCCGATCAGGGGCTTGCCCATTTCGGAGCGGGGAATGCCGGTACCGAGTAACAGAGCACGGTGGGGTGCGCGTTCAAAGCCTTGAGTGATTGCATCGCTACGCTTGCTTGTCATACGATCAGAGCCTTTCTATGTACAGATAAGTTTCAAAAAATCAGTGTATAAGCCATTCTTGTCCAGCACCGCGTTCAAAATTAAAGTGACGCGGCACTTGCCTTTATTGCCAAAGGGCTGCCGGCAACAGCGCCTAATCCTTCATCGCATGGTTAAGTGCGACCTGCAGCGCAAGCCAGATCAATAAACAAGAGTTTGGTCAAAGTAAAACAGGCCCCAATGTAGAAAGGGTTTGGGCAACCAGCCCAAACCCTTTCACAACCGGTATCGGGAAAATCTACTGTGTCCACTCCCGCTTAATGTGCTCCATTTCGTCCTTCCCAGCCAATTTCAATTTTTGAATTTTTTTGCGTTCAAGCTCTTCTTCAGGGGTCAAATGAGGTTTTTGGTCTAACATTGTCAGCTGTTTTTCCAAGAGCAGATGCTCTTCAAAGAGCAGACGAAAACGGGGACGTTCGTCGCACAACTGCTGGAGTGAAGCCAGATCCTGTCCTTCCATTCAGCACCTCCCTGCAAGGGTTGACAAAGAGCGAAAAATCCACTTTTAAAATAGCGAAACGCTCTAACCTTGTCAACCTTCAATCGGACTGTCTGCAGGTCGTTTGGCCAGCATGATTTCTGCCTCTGAAAGACGAATATATCGGGGTTCAAGAACCTCCAGAGGAATAGTCTCCCGGTTGCGAAAAGCCGACAGCGCCAAAGCAGCTGCAGAAGAAGCGCGAGGCTGCTGCAACGGCCAGGGCACAAAGTGAGCCCGTGAACCAAGCCGCCGGACGATCAAAGAGCGATACGCTACGGCGCCACTACCGACAAATAACATTTCCTCGGATACTTCCTCAAGCAATACCTCCGGCGGAGCAACACGCTCCTCATCGAGGGCAACAGGAAGCCCTCCCTCCCAGTGGTATCGTCCTGCATAGATCTCCTGCTTACGGGCATCGAGCCAAACACTCACCGGATAGGCAGGATAAGGCGCCTGCAGTGCCAGAGTTTGCAGAGAAGAAACTCCGACGACGGGCTTTCCAGTGGCCAGCGCGAGCCCCTTGACCGTCGCGACCCCTACCCGTAAGCCCGTAAAGGAGCCAGGACCAAGGACGACGCCAAAAGCATCGAGTTCGGCCAACGATAGCTCGGCTTCGCGAAGCAACTGCTGCATTGCGGGTAGCAAACGATCGCTGTGAGTGGAACGAAGGTTAAGCAGCACTTCGCCGACAAGTTCATCGCCGCGACTAAGGGCAACACTCCCGGCAGGCGTCGAAGTATCGATAGTCAGAAGACATTCGGCCATCATTGTCCTCCGTTGAAAATTCTCAGGATATCGTTATAAAAGGCTAAAGCCATAAGCAAAACGATGAATAGCAAACCGACCTGTTGAGCTATTTCACGCACCCGCAAGGGCAAGGGACGGCGAAAGATCAGTTCAAAAAATCCAAACAGCAGATGACCGCCATCGAGAATCGGGATGGGGAAAAGATTCAAGATTCCGAGCTGGATACTGAGAAACGCCAGAATCGAAAAGATGCTGGCCAAATCGGTCTGAGCTGCCTGACCGGCCACTTGAACCACGGTGATCGGCCCACCGATATTGCGGCTGGAAACCTTGCCGAGAACCAACTTCTGGATAAAGACCAGGGTGAGTTCAATCAGATCGCAACTGCGAGCAGCGCCTTTCGCAAAGGCTTCTTTGAAAGCAAAGCGTTTAAATACGGTTTCAACCTGAGGTGCAATACCGACCAGATATTCGCCATCACCATCACTGCGGATTGGCGCAATCGGTATTTCCAACTGTTGGCCGCTTCGCTCAACAAGAAAATTCTGAGTACCCTCTTCGGCCTGTTGGATGATGGTCTTCAGATCGTACCATGAAGCAACATTTTCGCCATCGATAGACAGAATACGATCCCCGACCTGCAAGCCTGACTTCTGGGCCGGCATGCCGGGAGAAAGGGCACCGACAACAGCGTCTTGGTAAGGGGCAAGCCCCAAGGCTTGCAGGCCCTCGGCACTACTGTCATCAGCGGCGACAGAAATGGCATGGTAAGCCCCATCTCGTTGCACATCAAAGACAGTCGGTTGCCCGGCCTGAGCAAGGAGGGCCTTATCCGCGTCGATCCAGGAACTGATGGCCTGATCGCCGACGGCAACGATGCAATCTCCGCTAAGCAATCCCGCCTCTTCGGCGGGCGATTGCGGCAGCACATAGCCGACACAAGCCGGTTGGTCGAGAAAAACCGGCAGATTTATACCGACCAGAAAAGCCAAAGGCAGTACCACAAAGGGCAAGGCCAGATTCATAAAGGGTCCGGCGGCAACGATGGCCAGGCGGCGGCTGACACTCTTTTCGGCAAAGGAACGGCTCCGTTCCTCTTCGCTCAATGGCTGGTCTTCTTCGTTTTCTTGAACCCCTTCACCCAGCATCTGCACATAGCCCCCCAAGGGAACAGCACAGATCATGTATTCTGTTTCACCCCACTGGCGGGAGACGACCCGCGGCCCGAACCCCAGAGAGAATTTCAACACCTTGACCCCGGCCAATTTAGCCACGGCGAAGTGGCCAAGCTCATGAATAAAGACCAGGATGCCGAGCATGATAATGCCGGCGATGATGGTTACCATAGATGCCTCCGGTCAGCTCTTTTGCGCCAGAATAAGCCGCGCTTGCTGGCGGCCCCATATATCGGCGCGCAGGGCGTCATCAATGTGTTCGAGAGCATTAGGTACATGACTGTCAAGTACCCTGCCGATTGTATCCGCTATATCGAGAAAACCAATCTGTTCCCGCAAAAAGGCATCAACGGCTATTTCATTGGCTGCGTTAAGTACCGCCGGCGCCGTGCCACCGGCCGCCAGAGCCTGAAAAGCCAGAGCCAAGCAGGGGAATTTATCCAAATCCGGTTCGGCAAAGGACAAGTTCTTAAGAGCGCACAGATCCAGGGCCGGAAGGTCAAGGGCCAGACGATCGGGATAAGACAGAGCATAGGCGATGGGGGTTTTCATGTCCGGTATGCCGAGTTGAGCCATAACCGCGCCATCGACATATTCAACCATGGAATGCACGATGCTTTGCGGATGAATATGCACCGCAATCTGCTCTGCGGGGAGATCGAACAGCCAGCGTGCCTCGATCACCTCCAGGCCCTTGTTCATCATGGTCGCCGAATCGATAGTAATCTTGCGGCCCATATCCCAATTGGGATGGGCCAAGGCATCGGCCAGAGTAACCTGATTAAGATCCGCCATCGGCCGGTCTCGAAAGGGGCCGCCCGAAGCGGTCAGAATCAATCGCCGCACATCGCTTTTTTGATGCCCCTCAAGGGACTGAAAGATGGCGGAATGTTCACTGTCAACGGGATAAAGGTTCACCCCTTTTCTGGCCACCGCTTCCATTACCAGGGAGCCGGCCACAACCAAGGTTTCTTTGTTGGCCAGGGCAATATCTTTGCCAGCCTCAATGGCAGCCATAGTCGGCACCAAGCCGGCCGAACCGACAACAGCCGTCACCACCATATCAATCTGCTCATGACTGGCGCAGGCGATCAGACCCTCGACCCCTGAAGTAACCTGGGGACCATCAGGTCCAAGCTCATCCCGCAGAAGGCGCGCCGCATCGGGACAGACCACCGACACCACCTGTGGTCGAAAGCGTTGAATTTGTTCCTTAAGGCGCTTCAGATTGTTGCCGGCAGAAAGACTGACGACCTGATATTGGTCGGGATGAGCGGCGACTATCTCAAGGGTGCTGACACCGATCGACCCGGTCGAGCCTAAAACACCAAGTCTTTTCATCAATCCAGATCACCTTTCAAGGGCACTATTTATAGGGCGAAGGACACGGCCTACAATGAGAGCGTTAACGACTAAAAAGAAAAAACCCGTAATAAAACGCAAGAGGGAAGGCAAAAAGCAGGCTGTCGAGTCGATCCAGGATACCACCGTGTCCGGGGATCACCGTTCCGGAATCCTTGACGCCGCAAGCTCGTTTGACCATGGACTCAAAAAGATCTCCGAGTTGGGACATGGCCCCCAGCCCCAAGCCCAAGGCCAGACAATCAACACTATCGAGCATGGGAAAAAAGGTATAACTGGCAATAAAAGCTGCGGCCAACCCGCCAAGCAATCCTCCGATGGAACCTTCAATGCTTTTATTTGGGCTGATAGCGGGATATAGCTTGTGCCGACCGAGGGTGATGCCGCTGAAATAGGCTCCGGTATCGGAAGCCATGACGATC
Protein-coding sequences here:
- a CDS encoding 2-isopropylmalate synthase, whose amino-acid sequence is MDNVKTIKIFDTTLRDGEQSPGASMNIDEKLRIAAQLEKLNVDVIEAGFPIASEGDFEAVKRVAKATHHSQIAGLSRANDKDIDCAWKALKPAGERARIHTFIATSDIHMKYKLKMSEQQVIDTAVAAVKRAAGYTPNVEFSAEDAVRTRLPFLAQVVEEVIAAGAKVVNIPDTVGYTIPSEYFNIIQYLKENVSNVEQAILSVHCHNDLGLAVANSLAAVQAGAGQVECTINGIGERAGNCSLEEIVMALRTRQDIMPFKTDVVTEHIYASSKLLSTITGIVVQPNKAIVGANAFAHEAGIHQHGMLMEKSTYEIMTPESIGLTQNKLVLGKHSGRHAFGMRLTELGYELNKEDLNKAFVRFKALADKKKDIYDEDLDAIVADEIVRIDERYKLVEMNIASGSFAAPTATVAMEVDGKVKKTAVMGSGPVDATFKAIKKLTKSQAKLIDFTVGAITGGTDAQGECTVRLKFEGREVLGQGAHLDIIVASAKAYINALNKLVSVLQRTAGGL
- the pssA gene encoding CDP-diacylglycerol--serine O-phosphatidyltransferase, which produces MSGPTPPFDRREGLRKGVYLLPNLFTTGSLFAGFYGIIATMNGRYDVAAWFILISSIFDALDGKVARMTGTTSRFGVEYDSLADLVAFGVAPGLLMYSWALKPFGKLGWLAAFLYVVCGALRLARFNVQVDTVESKRFLGLPIPAAASMVATCVLLFYHLGGSGSIRKVSVLILIYVLALLMVSNVRYYSFKDPDLVKRQPFGFLVLLIFLIIVVVAEPQIMLFSLMSCYALSGPASYLFRLPLLRRLHKGR
- a CDS encoding phosphatidylserine decarboxylase family protein, whose protein sequence is MKNQHQPVASEGYPFIGLFAFVTLVFALLNWGFLTVLALALTLFTVYFFRNPERHVEAEDSAVISPADGKVVFVGPVTEERYFKSEAIKVSIFMSVFDVHVNRAPCDGKVIDKFYNKGEFFNAALDKASLQNEQAGTLLEHPSGKQLLFVQIAGLIARRIVVYPQVGDLLKRGMRCGLIRFGSRVDVYFPADSDVLIKVGDRAKAGETILGYLK
- the ilvN gene encoding acetolactate synthase small subunit, with amino-acid sequence MKHTISVLVENEFGVLTRVAGLFSGRGFNIESLSVAPTLDPSVSRMTIVTRGDDRILEQVNKQLNKLIDTIKVTDFTGQDYVEREMALVKVTAEEDTRAEVLRIADIFRARVVDVTPRSYTLEITGAPTKLDAVIDLLKPMGIKELVRSGPVVMGRGQ
- the ilvB gene encoding biosynthetic-type acetolactate synthase large subunit, producing MKKTGSQILLECLQQEGVDTVFGYPGGTVINIYHDIADYPIDHILTRHEQAAVHAADGYARTTGKVGVAIATSGPGATNTVTGIATAYMDSVPMVIITGQVPTPLIGNDAFQEVDIVGITRSITKHNYLVQDIKDLARIVKQAFYIARTGRPGPVLIDLPKDIQVASAKFEYPEKVELRGYKPTYSGNVRQIEKAASMILAARKPVVYVGGGATGADASEDLLAFAEMTQLPVTTTLMGMAAFPQRHPQALGMLGMHGTYYANMAVTNSDLLIAVGARFDDRVTGKIASFAPHAKIIHIDIDPTSIKKNVRVDLPIVGELKDVLNNLSATLSKQSEKLAAMIESSAGWRAEIADWKSSHPMAYQPSDTVIKPQYVIEQLRELTSDDAIITTEVGQHQMWTAQFFSFSQPRTFLSSGGLGTMGYGLPAAVGAQAAFPERQVIDISGDGSFQMNSQELATLVQYKLPVKIAILNNNYLGMVRQWQEMFFDRRYSETPMELPIDFVKLAEAYGATGLRATKPEEVGEVIQKALATPGPVLMEFKVDREENVLPMVPAGAAINEMVLAS
- the ilvD gene encoding dihydroxy-acid dehydratase, translating into MTSKRSDAITQGFERAPHRALLLGTGIPRSEMGKPLIGIATSFTDLIPGHIGMRDLERFIEKGVHTGGGYSFLFGIPGVCDGIAMGHKGMHYSLSTRELIADMVESITEAHRLDGLVLLTNCDKITPGMLMAAARLDIPSIVVTAGPMQTGAGRGGRRYSFITDTFEAMARYKAGDIDEQELTSCEEKACPGAGSCQGLFTANTMAILTETLGMSLPACGTALAISSLKRRIAFASGERIVDLVREGITPRQILTREAFENAIRVDLALGGSSNTVLHLLSIAHEAGVDVPLELFDELSLTTPQLASMNPGGKHFMEDLDAAGGVPGVLYQLGDLVKDNPTLSGATVKELVASVDSVDETVIQPMNNPVRQEGGIAILSGNLAPLGAVVKQSGVSEKMMKFEGRARCFDSEEQAMEALMGGKIVAGDLVVIRYEGPKGGPGMREMLAPTATLMGLGLGDSVALITDGRFSGGTRGPCIGHISPEAAVGGPIALVEDGDVIRLDIPSRTLEVLVDDAEMEKRRASWQRPEPKIKKGWLSRYAALVTSANTGAICKAD
- a CDS encoding DUF465 domain-containing protein, with protein sequence MEGQDLASLQQLCDERPRFRLLFEEHLLLEKQLTMLDQKPHLTPEEELERKKIQKLKLAGKDEMEHIKREWTQ
- the tsaB gene encoding tRNA (adenosine(37)-N6)-threonylcarbamoyltransferase complex dimerization subunit type 1 TsaB; its protein translation is MMAECLLTIDTSTPAGSVALSRGDELVGEVLLNLRSTHSDRLLPAMQQLLREAELSLAELDAFGVVLGPGSFTGLRVGVATVKGLALATGKPVVGVSSLQTLALQAPYPAYPVSVWLDARKQEIYAGRYHWEGGLPVALDEERVAPPEVLLEEVSEEMLFVGSGAVAYRSLIVRRLGSRAHFVPWPLQQPRASSAAALALSAFRNRETIPLEVLEPRYIRLSEAEIMLAKRPADSPIEG
- the rseP gene encoding RIP metalloprotease RseP gives rise to the protein MVTIIAGIIMLGILVFIHELGHFAVAKLAGVKVLKFSLGFGPRVVSRQWGETEYMICAVPLGGYVQMLGEGVQENEEDQPLSEEERSRSFAEKSVSRRLAIVAAGPFMNLALPFVVLPLAFLVGINLPVFLDQPACVGYVLPQSPAEEAGLLSGDCIVAVGDQAISSWIDADKALLAQAGQPTVFDVQRDGAYHAISVAADDSSAEGLQALGLAPYQDAVVGALSPGMPAQKSGLQVGDRILSIDGENVASWYDLKTIIQQAEEGTQNFLVERSGQQLEIPIAPIRSDGDGEYLVGIAPQVETVFKRFAFKEAFAKGAARSCDLIELTLVFIQKLVLGKVSSRNIGGPITVVQVAGQAAQTDLASIFSILAFLSIQLGILNLFPIPILDGGHLLFGFFELIFRRPLPLRVREIAQQVGLLFIVLLMALAFYNDILRIFNGGQ